The Virgibacillus dokdonensis genome includes a window with the following:
- a CDS encoding 2-hydroxyacid dehydrogenase, translating into MNFKIVCYGVRENETAFFHKLNLYQFQLKLIKPLLTHENIETAEGADGVLLRANCTADRKNLKKLQEYGVKYVFTRTVGYNHIDLEAAKDYNIYVARVPSYSPNAIAELALTLAMSLLRHTAYTTAKTANKDFTVDPVMFSKEVRNCKVGIIGTGKIGLTEAKLFKGLGATVLGYDIYQSEAAKRVVTFKELDELLKESDIVSIHVPYLPGENEKMINKSFISKMKDGAILINTARGELQDNEAILEALLTKKMEGFATDVFANEKEIFFQKFTNNDELDPTVKGLIELYPRVLITPHIGSNTDEALKNMIETSYQNFYDVLTNGRTSNAVSLTKNS; encoded by the coding sequence ATGAATTTTAAAATAGTATGTTATGGAGTTCGTGAAAATGAAACTGCCTTCTTCCATAAACTTAATCTATATCAATTTCAATTAAAGCTAATAAAACCTTTGTTAACCCATGAAAACATAGAAACAGCAGAGGGCGCAGATGGTGTCTTATTAAGGGCTAACTGTACGGCTGATAGAAAAAACTTGAAGAAATTGCAGGAGTACGGTGTGAAGTATGTTTTCACTCGCACAGTAGGCTACAATCATATTGATTTAGAGGCCGCTAAAGATTATAACATATATGTAGCAAGAGTTCCTTCTTATTCTCCGAATGCAATTGCAGAATTAGCCTTAACTTTGGCAATGTCTTTGTTAAGGCATACAGCTTATACGACAGCAAAAACAGCTAATAAAGATTTTACCGTTGACCCAGTCATGTTTAGTAAAGAAGTGAGAAATTGTAAAGTAGGGATTATAGGTACAGGAAAAATTGGACTTACGGAAGCAAAATTGTTCAAAGGTTTAGGTGCAACAGTGTTAGGCTATGATATTTACCAAAGTGAAGCAGCTAAACGAGTGGTTACTTTTAAGGAATTGGACGAACTGTTAAAAGAAAGCGACATTGTTAGCATTCATGTTCCATACTTACCAGGTGAAAACGAAAAGATGATTAATAAATCATTTATTTCTAAGATGAAAGATGGGGCTATTTTAATTAATACTGCTCGTGGTGAACTGCAAGATAATGAAGCAATACTTGAAGCTTTGCTAACGAAAAAAATGGAAGGATTTGCTACGGATGTATTCGCTAATGAAAAAGAGATCTTTTTCCAAAAGTTTACTAACAACGATGAACTTGATCCAACAGTCAAGGGTTTGATTGAACTGTATCCAAGAGTGTTAATTACTCCTCATATCGGTTCCAATACAGATGAGGCACTTAAAAATATGATTGAAACTAGCTACCAAAATTTTTACGATGTACTAACAAATGGAAGAACTTCGAATGCCGTTTCTCTAACGAAAAATAGCTAA
- a CDS encoding AEC family transporter yields the protein MEILEIFKTTFTDMNIISAITSTMFIILLGYYCRKKNIFSDQVGKMLSRVVLSVALPALALKAFMKDIDQQSLAEGMGILIWGIAIYIILIIVSKPMYAKFKGDKEDTLRVLTIFGSTTFFGIPIVGAIYGAEGVLYASIFNIGYRIFLYSYGYIKMSGLKMEAKNIKEMFLNPIVIATFVGLFIWIFQDSLPQMSVVAADGTASTVAFLRIDQTAPWLFKPMTYLASLASPLAWLAIGATLGSVDFKTAISDRTSLIYSANKVVLVPIINIVILAILSLTGILTMSAVSVGTIVIMMAAPTATVAAAYAISFDKDALLASNASLLSTISAVVMIPIWIIVINMITSTNLF from the coding sequence ATGGAAATACTAGAAATTTTTAAAACCACATTTACAGATATGAATATTATCAGTGCGATTACGTCAACGATGTTCATTATTTTATTAGGGTATTATTGTCGAAAGAAAAATATCTTTAGTGATCAAGTAGGAAAAATGTTATCCAGAGTGGTATTGTCTGTAGCGTTACCAGCTTTAGCACTAAAAGCTTTTATGAAAGACATTGACCAACAATCGTTAGCTGAGGGAATGGGTATTTTAATTTGGGGAATTGCTATTTATATTATTTTAATTATTGTCTCAAAACCAATGTATGCGAAGTTTAAAGGGGATAAAGAAGATACATTACGTGTACTAACTATTTTTGGTTCCACTACGTTCTTTGGTATTCCAATTGTTGGAGCAATCTATGGTGCTGAAGGTGTTCTATACGCTTCCATCTTTAATATTGGCTATCGGATCTTCCTTTATTCTTACGGCTATATTAAAATGAGTGGATTGAAAATGGAAGCAAAAAATATTAAAGAAATGTTTCTAAATCCAATAGTTATTGCTACCTTTGTAGGATTGTTTATCTGGATATTTCAAGATTCCTTACCACAAATGAGTGTTGTAGCAGCAGATGGTACTGCTTCAACAGTAGCATTTTTAAGAATTGACCAAACTGCTCCATGGTTATTTAAGCCAATGACATATTTAGCAAGCTTAGCTTCACCTTTAGCATGGTTAGCAATTGGCGCAACATTAGGATCTGTTGATTTTAAAACAGCTATTTCTGATCGGACATCCTTAATATACAGTGCGAACAAAGTTGTGCTGGTTCCAATTATTAACATTGTTATTTTGGCGATTCTTTCATTAACGGGCATATTGACGATGAGTGCAGTATCTGTAGGAACCATCGTTATTATGATGGCGGCCCCTACCGCAACAGTAGCAGCTGCATATGCAATTAGCTTTGATAAGGATGCGTTACTTGCTTCGAATGCTTCTTTATTATCAACGATTAGTGCAGTTGTCATGATTCCGATCTGGATTATTGTCATTAATATGATTACTTCAACAAATTTATTTTAA